The DNA sequence tttaataagataatttaattttaattattaaattagttttaatattttattttattaaataaattatttttcatattaaattttaattaaaaattagataaattaccttttttattgttatttaataaaatatataataatttttaaaaattttagataaattcttccataaaataaataatatgatataaaaattGATTTGTCCTTGACTACTTTTTTTTAAGAATTGATCCAGAATATTATTACTCTTAGTGTTTGATAAGACATTATAttgataaaatagaaattaaatcaaaagcatatttgcttttatttatgtttaaaatttatttattttattaaaaaatacaaaatttatctcaaaatagtgatattttattttctaaataaatctatatttttattttagtaaagaaATGGATTATAAATACATGTTATTATAGTTTATTTAGTCACATGTATGTGTCTCTCTCCAATTATTAGTTCCTTCTTCCTCAATTATACATTACTCTACCACACATACCATGGATTTTCAGAACCTTATCTCCATCTTCACCACCTTCCTCTTTCTCTTAATGCTATTGAAAATAGCCATTAAGAAATTTAGTTCTTCCAAGGATATTACCAATTTACCCCCAGGACCAAGAAAGCTACCCATCATAGGAAACATGCTCAACCTTGTAGGATCAATGCCCCATGAATGCCTAAGAAACTTAGCATCCAAATATGGACCCTTAATGCACCTTAAACTAGGAGAAGTGTCCCACATCATAGTTACATCACCTGAAATGGCACAAGAGATTATGAAGACTCAAGATCTCAACTTTTGTGATAGGCCAAACCTTCTCTTTGCAAGAGTCATTTGATGACTTTAATTGACATGTTGTCGAAACGCCGTTATTGAACTAGGACCATTTGATGTTGAGCCTACTTGATAATCACGTACAAACTCAGGATACTGTAAAAGTGGTTGATTGTTAACTACTCCTGATACATTTTCAAATCGAATTGGAGGTCTATAACCACCCACTGGTGGACTATAATCTAGAGGAAGCCCAAAAGGAAGCCAACCTGCAGTTACTGGCGGTTGtgtttgtgttggaacaattcgTGGGCGTGGATTACGCCCACTATTCCCAACAGGAGGTTGTTGACCGTCGCATTTTCTCCCAACATACTACCTTCCATATGCAATAATGTCAGCTCTGCAGAATTTTGTGCAACTatagaaaaattattatttattgatGATCCACCATTGGTATTAGAAATTTCGTCCGCCATATATATAATTGTTCCACTTTTAAGTAACATAAACTAAATcattacaaataattttttacacACTTTTTTTAAAATGGTTTCACCGGGCGTACCAATTTGTTATGCAGATTTTTTACAAATCTGGATTGGTTTGACGTCTAAATTCTGGGAACAAAACCTACTCGTCTTATGAGTACTAGTTTTTCGATCGTGCACCAAAAATTATGTCACTTGATCGGAAAGACAAAGGAAAAAACttgaaatataaaagaaaaaaatcgaTGACTTGGAAACGAAATTGCTGAAACGAAGAAAATAGCTTTGaatttaaagaaagcagtaaattaTCTTCGACAAGGTCAAAGGACTTTGAATTCAAAATGCAACATTGAAAtctaaaagaaaatgaaacaactttgtggaaagaaaaataaatttgcatGAAGGAAAAgagtacaaaaaaattaaaagaaacgtAAATGAAAAGAATTCTACAGAAAAAAGCTCTTCACAAACTCAGAAAGTTGCTGAAGATTTAAGTTCATGAGAATATTTCTGAAACTGAATTCCaactccttttatttttcttctatttttcaacTATTTATAAGACTTTTCGACCAATCAAATTCTAACATATTTTCCATATACGCGAATTCTTACATAACTGTTTCCCGCGCTTTGATTAATACCAAAACTACCATTAGTTCAGGGACGGACATACGGGGGCGAGTGGAGGCCTCGGCCCcccaacttttttaaaaaaatattaatagtaataagttattaagtatgatttaattttttaaaaaatttatttagtatttagttaaatataaataaaagtctaatttaacttaaatattaatgatttctaatatctaaaaagtaagtaacaatattaaaaaaatctgaaaagatattattactaatatttttaaattaaataaaatttttcaaatttcataaagtagatttttcttcttcttttgagcgtccttttttattcatttggtattaattctctatGTTTTAACTACTACAGCTGAGAAATCTTTTTCagttatgaatattgtgaagaataactcagaaacaaaatgaaagatgaattttttgttaattgtcttttaattatattaaaaaaaattgctgAAAAATTTGCCACAGATTCtattattgataaattttatgatacgaaaaatTGACCactttgttaataaaaaatacatacatattttttatattttaaaatatattctctatcgatatatttttgtaatacattatatattatataattttttgcataattttttaatattatatatgttattagccatctataataatatttctggatccgtccTGCTTATCTTCATTTGTTAACTTTTTTACCGTTTCATTACCTCACTTTTTTTCAGTGAATCCTTTTGATCGAGCCCATTTTTCTTGTCGATAAATCTTTTGGGATGAGCTTCATTACCTTCAGAAATACCAAATAAGCTCCAACtccaatattttaaatttgttttattttaactaacactATCATTCTTGCAATGATTGGATTTTTTTGTTTTAGGCTTCAATGATTTATTCTATGTATTAAaggcaaaaattttaatttaaaataaaaaataataagtaatAAGTGGGTAGTAAAAAAGAAGTTATTTATAAAGCGTTGTTTTAGAATatctccatatatatatatatatatatatatatatatatatatatatattttgaaagttATTCTAAAACTCCAATTTTTATATAGACCTCAGATTattgttgctattttttattttattaatttggtgTATACCATTTCAAGCAGATAAGCACGGATTCTTTCGATGAGAAAATCAGTGAGCAATGATTAacttttttgtataaaataacaatgaacaGTAGTGATCTTCTATGATTTGTCCACTTTCTGTACCTTATATTcagataataattaataatctgTTGTGACTACTGAttgatttttataataatattgttTGATGATAAaatagaaatcaaattaaaatcatatttgcttttatttatgtgcataatttttttattttattaaaaaagtacAAAATTTGTCTTAAAATAGcaatattgtatttattttattttttaaataaatctatatttttatttcaacaAAGAAAAGGATTATATATACATGTTATTTACAtagtagttatatatatatatatatatatatatatctttctcTCCTATTAGTTCCTTCCTCCTCAATTATTATACATTATTATTCTAGCACATACCATGGATCTTCAAAACCTTATCTCTATCTTCACCACCTTCCTCTTTCTCTTTATGCTATTGAAAATAGCCATTAAGAAATTTAGTTCTTCCAAGGATATTACCAATTTACCCCCAGGGCCAAGAAAGCTACCCATAATAGGAAACATGCACAACCTTGTAGGATCAATGCCCCATGAATGCCTAAGAAACTTAGCATCCAAATATGGACCCTTAATGCATCTTAAACTAGGAGAAGTGTCCCACATAATAGTTACATCACCTGAAATGGCACAAGAGATTATGAAAACCCAAGATCTCAACTTTTGTGATAGGCCAAAACTTCTCTTTGCAAGAGTCATGAATTACAATCGCAGAAGCATTGTCTTTGGCCCCTATGGAGAGTATTGGAGGCATGTACGAAAGATATGCACCGTGGAGTTATTAACAGCAAAGCGTGTTCAATCTTTTAGGCGCATAAGAGAAGCAGAGGTTTCAGAGTTGGTCAAAGCAATATCTCAAAGTCAAGGCTCCATTTTTAATATCTCTCAGAAGATTTTATCAATGACCTATGGAATCACGGCTAGAATAGCATTTGGTAAAAGAAATTTATACACAGCacaaatactttttcttttacatttattattattattattattattattttaatctctCTCATTACATATACCTTTATCATATTTGTTATTTAATAATTGTATGTTTTTTATTTGACAATATAGGTAAAAAATATAGTTACCAGGAAGTTTTTATATCATCTTTTGAAGAAGCATTGCAAATAGCAGGAAAAATTTGTATTGCTGATCTGTATCCTTCAATTAGAGTACTGCTTGAAATGATGAGTAGAGACAAGACTAAGATTGAAGAACTGCACAGAAAATCTGATAAGGTATTGCAAGATATCATAGATGATCATAGAAATAGAAAAGGTGACAAATGTAAAGAAGAAAAAGGCAGTGAAGATTTAGTTGATGTTCTTCTCAAATTTCAACAAAAAGATTCTGAATATCCTTTGACTGATGACAATATCAAGGCAATCATCCAGGTTAgtctaatatatataatattataacttAAATGCATTAGAAGTTTTAACTATTTAatttcttataaatttttttctatatattaatAAGATTATTAAATCCTTAACATATTTGTTAGCAAAACCGTTATTATAATTAATCGATTTGCAGGACATATTTGCTGGTGGTGGAGAAACATCCTCAACAGTTGTAGAATGGGCAATGGCTGAAATGATAAAGAAACCAAAAGTGATGGAAGCTGCACAAGTTGAAGTTAGAAGAATTTATGGTAGCAAAGGGTATGTGGATGAATCAGAATTGCACCAATTGATATACCTTAAGTCTATCATCAAAGAAACCTTAAGGTTACAT is a window from the Arachis hypogaea cultivar Tifrunner chromosome 17, arahy.Tifrunner.gnm2.J5K5, whole genome shotgun sequence genome containing:
- the LOC112767070 gene encoding cytochrome P450 71D10; the protein is MDLQNLISIFTTFLFLFMLLKIAIKKFSSSKDITNLPPGPRKLPIIGNMHNLVGSMPHECLRNLASKYGPLMHLKLGEVSHIIVTSPEMAQEIMKTQDLNFCDRPKLLFARVMNYNRRSIVFGPYGEYWRHVRKICTVELLTAKRVQSFRRIREAEVSELVKAISQSQGSIFNISQKILSMTYGITARIAFGKKYSYQEVFISSFEEALQIAGKICIADLYPSIRVLLEMMSRDKTKIEELHRKSDKVLQDIIDDHRNRKGDKCKEEKGSEDLVDVLLKFQQKDSEYPLTDDNIKAIIQDIFAGGGETSSTVVEWAMAEMIKKPKVMEAAQVEVRRIYGSKGYVDESELHQLIYLKSIIKETLRLHPPVPLLIPRENREPCQIKGYQIPANSRIIINAWAIGRDPRYWVDAMEFKPERFVDNYSIDNRGSNFEFIPFGGGRRMCPGIAFATPNMELPLAQLLYHFDWKLPNGIKNEELDMSELFGITIRRRNDLCLIPIIHHQP